In Rhinolophus ferrumequinum isolate MPI-CBG mRhiFer1 chromosome 25, mRhiFer1_v1.p, whole genome shotgun sequence, the following proteins share a genomic window:
- the DERL3 gene encoding derlin-3 isoform X2 has translation MARQGLAAEFLQVPVVTRAYTAACVLTTAAVLELLSPFQLYFNPHLVFRKLQVWRLVTNFLFFGPLGFSFFFNMLFVFRYCRMLEEGSFRGRTADFVFMFLFGGILMTLLGFLGSLFFLGQALTAMLVYVWSRRSPQMRVNFFGLLTFQAPFLPWALMGFSMLLGNSILVDLLGIAVGHIYYFLEDVFPNQPGGKRLLLTPSFLKLLLDAPEEDTNYLPLPEEQPGPLQQ, from the exons ATGGCGCGGCAGGGGCTGGCGGCCGAGTTTCTGCAGGTGCCGGTGGTGACGCGGGCTTACACCGCGGCCTGCGTCCTCACCACCGCTGCTGTG CTGGAGCTCCTCAGCCCCTTCCAGCTCTACTTCAACCCGCACCTCGTGTTCCGGAAGTTGCAG gtctggaggctcgTCACCAACTTCCTCTTCTTCGGGCCCCTGGGATTCAGCTTCTTCTTCAACATGCTCTTCGT GTTCCGCTATTGCCGCATGCTAGAGGAGGGCTCCTTCCGCGGCCGCACGGCGGACTTTGTCTTCATGTTTCTCTTCGGGGGCATCCTTATGACC CTGCTGGGGTTCCTGGGCAGCCTGTTCTTCCTGGGCCAGGCCCTCACCGCCATGCTGGTGTACGTATGGAGCCGCCGCAGCCCTCAGATGAGGGTGAACTTCTTCGGCCTCCTCACCTTCCAGGCGCCATTCCTGCCCTGGGCACTCATGGGCTTCTCAATGCTGCTGGGCAACTCGATCCTTGTGGACCTGCTGG GGATCGCTGTGGGCCACATCTACTACTTCCTGGAGGATGTCTTTCCCAACCAGCCTGGAGGCAAGAGGCTGCTGCTGACCCCCAGCTTCCT GAAGCTGCTACTGGATGCCCCAGAAGAGGACACCAATTACTTGCCCCTTCCTGAGGAGCAGCCAGGACCCCTGCAGCAGTGA
- the DERL3 gene encoding derlin-3 isoform X1: MARQGLAAEFLQVPVVTRAYTAACVLTTAAVQLELLSPFQLYFNPHLVFRKLQVWRLVTNFLFFGPLGFSFFFNMLFVFRYCRMLEEGSFRGRTADFVFMFLFGGILMTLLGFLGSLFFLGQALTAMLVYVWSRRSPQMRVNFFGLLTFQAPFLPWALMGFSMLLGNSILVDLLGIAVGHIYYFLEDVFPNQPGGKRLLLTPSFLKLLLDAPEEDTNYLPLPEEQPGPLQQ, translated from the exons ATGGCGCGGCAGGGGCTGGCGGCCGAGTTTCTGCAGGTGCCGGTGGTGACGCGGGCTTACACCGCGGCCTGCGTCCTCACCACCGCTGCTGTG CAGCTGGAGCTCCTCAGCCCCTTCCAGCTCTACTTCAACCCGCACCTCGTGTTCCGGAAGTTGCAG gtctggaggctcgTCACCAACTTCCTCTTCTTCGGGCCCCTGGGATTCAGCTTCTTCTTCAACATGCTCTTCGT GTTCCGCTATTGCCGCATGCTAGAGGAGGGCTCCTTCCGCGGCCGCACGGCGGACTTTGTCTTCATGTTTCTCTTCGGGGGCATCCTTATGACC CTGCTGGGGTTCCTGGGCAGCCTGTTCTTCCTGGGCCAGGCCCTCACCGCCATGCTGGTGTACGTATGGAGCCGCCGCAGCCCTCAGATGAGGGTGAACTTCTTCGGCCTCCTCACCTTCCAGGCGCCATTCCTGCCCTGGGCACTCATGGGCTTCTCAATGCTGCTGGGCAACTCGATCCTTGTGGACCTGCTGG GGATCGCTGTGGGCCACATCTACTACTTCCTGGAGGATGTCTTTCCCAACCAGCCTGGAGGCAAGAGGCTGCTGCTGACCCCCAGCTTCCT GAAGCTGCTACTGGATGCCCCAGAAGAGGACACCAATTACTTGCCCCTTCCTGAGGAGCAGCCAGGACCCCTGCAGCAGTGA